Genomic segment of Thermus thermamylovorans:
CAGAGCCTGGGGAAGGTGGCGGAACTGGTGGCCCAGGACCCGGAGGTGCGGCTGGTCTACGGCTACAGCTACCTGGCCGGGGGGGGCAAGGCCCTGGGGCTCAAGGCGGCACCCCTTCCCCTTCCCGTGCGGCTGCTCAACGGCCTGGCCAGCGCCTGGTTCCTCTGGCTCTACCGCGGAGAGCTCCCCCGGCCCACCCGCCCCCTCACCCAGATGGCCTACCTCAGCCGGGAGGAACTCCTCGCCCTATACCCACCGTCCACTCCCGCTTCCCCACCCCCGGTACCCGGTGAAGGGCAAAGCCCGCCTCCTTGAGGGCGCGGCGAAAAGCCCCCTGGGCGGAGTAGGTGGCGAGCCTCCCCCCCGGCCTAAGGGCCCGGCGCAAGGCCCGGAGGACGAAGGGGGACCAGGCCTCGGGGTTGGCCCTCGGGCTGAAGGGGTCCAGGTAGACCGCCGTGGCCCAGAGGCGGGGGAGCTGGACCTCGCGCACGTCCCCGAAGAGCACCCGAAGCTCCCCCCAGGGGCCCGCAAAGCGCTCCGCAGGCCATCGCCCGAGGATGTCCTGGAAGACCTCCTCCGCCAGGGGGAGGGGCAGGCGCACCCGGGCCAGGAGCTCCCCGGGGAGGGGCTCCCTTTCCACCGCCAGGTACCGGAGGCGCACCCCCCGCAGGAGGGCGCTCTCCAGGGAGGCGCGGAAGTTCACCAAAAGCCCCAGGCCCACCTCCAGCACCCGGGGGGCCGGGTGCAGGTGGGTGCGGGTCTGCTCCAGGTAGAGCCTCCGGGCCTGCAGGAGGGCCCCCTGCCGGGGGTGGTAGGCCTCCCCGTAGACGGGGTGGAGGAGGGTGGGGGTGCCGTCTTGGGTGTGGAGGAGGTCCATCCTCCGCTAGAATACCCCCCATGGAGCTCACCCTCCTGGACAGGCTCTCGGGAACCCTGGCCAACGCCCTTACGGTGCTCCTGGGCACGGCCCTCGGCCTGGCCCTAAGGGGGAGGCTTCCCGAAGGCATGGCCCGCATCCTGGTCCAGGGGGTGGGGCTCACCACCCTCTTTCTCGGCCTCTCCATGGCCGCTGCCCTGGGCGGGGCCAGGGGCGGGGCCATCGACGGGGTGGTCCTGGGGCTCATCGCCCTGGTCCTGGGCGGCCTCCTCGGGGAGTGGTGGCGCCTGGAGGAGGGGCTGGAGGGGATCGGGGAGAGGGTCAAGCGGGCGGTGAGGGGCGGGGGCAGCTTCACCGAGGGCTTCGTGGCGGCGAGCCTCCTCTTCTGCGTGGGCCCCATGACCCTCCTGGGCTCTATCCAGAACGGCCTTACCGGCGACCCCAGCCTACTCCTCCTCAAGGCCACCCTGGACGGGCTCTCTGCCATCGCCCTCACCAGCTCCTTCGGGGTGGGGGTGGGCTTCAGCGTGCTGGTGATCCTCACCTACCAGGGCGGTGTGGCCCTTCTGGCGGGCACCCTGGCCCAGGCCCTCCCCGACCCCGCCGCCGACCCCCGGGTCCTCCTGGCCACGGGGGTGGGGGGGCTCATGGTCCTGGGGGTGGGGATCAACCTCCTGGGGCTCACCCGGGTGCGGGTGGCCTCCTTCCTGCCCGCCCTCCTCCTCGCCCCCCTGGTGTGGTGGCTGGCGGACCTCCTTTCGTAGGTGCCCCGCCCGGGCCTGGGCGGGGGCCCCCATGGCTCCCGCACGGCCTCAGGCCGTAGAATGGCCGGCATGGAGCTCTCCCCCGAACTGCTGCGCAAGCTGGAGGGCTTGGCCAAGATCCGGCTCTCCTCCGAGGAGGAGGCCCTTCTCCTCGAGGACCTGAGGCGCATCCTGGAGTTCGTGGACAGCCTGCCCCGGGTGGAGGAGGTGGAGGAGCCCGAAGCCCAGGGCCGCCTGCGGGAGGACGAGCCTTGGCCCTCCTTGAGCCCGGAGGAGGCCCTCTCCGTGGCCCCCGAAAGGGAAGCGGGCTTCTTCCGCGTGCCCCGGGTGCTGGAGTAGCCATGGTGGACCTCAAGCGCCTGCGCCAGGAGCCCGAGGTCTATCGGGAGGCCATCCGCCTCAAGGGGGTGGCTCTGGACCTGGACGCGCTCCTGGCCCTGGACGGGGAGGTGCAGGGGCTGAAGCAGAGGCTCCAGGATCTCCAGACCGAGCGCAACCAGATCGCCAAGCGGGTGCCCAAGGCCCCGCCGGAGGAGAGGCCCCACCTGGTGGCCCGGGGCAAGGCCCTGGCCGAGGAGGCCAAGGCCCTGGAGGAGGCCCTACGGGAGAAGGAGGTCCGGCTTCTGGACCTCCTCCTCCAGGTCCCCCTCCCCCCCTGGCCGGGGGCCCCGGCGGGCCCCGACGACGCGGCCAACGTGGAGATAAAGCGGGTGGGGAGACCACGGGAGTTCCCCTTCCCCCCCCTGGACCACGTGGCCCTCCTGGAGAGGAACGGCTGGTGGGAACCCCGGGTGAGCCGGGTTTCGGGAAGCCGCACCTACGCCCTGCGGGGGGACCTGGCCCTCTATGAGCTGGCCCTCCTCCGCTTTGCCATGGACTTCATGGTGCAAAAGGGCTACACCCCCCTCACCCTCCCCGCCTACGCCCGGGAGGCCGCCTTCGTGGGCACCGGGCACTTCCCGGCCGCCAGGGACCAGGTCTGGCCCATCGCCGGCACGGACCTCTACCTCACGGGCACCGCCGAGGTGGTCTTAAACGCCCTCCACAGCGGGGAGATCCTGCGGCAGGAAGAGCTTCCCAAGCGCTACGCGGGCTACGCCCCCGCCTTCCGCTCGGAGGCGGGGAGCTTCGGCAAGGACGTGCGGGGCCTCATGCGGGTGCACCAGTTCCACAAGGTGGAGCAGTACGTCCTCACCGAGGCCAGCCTCGAGGCCTCGGACCAAGCCTTTGAGGAGCTTCTGCAAAACGCCGAGGAGATCCTCGGGCTTCTGGAGCTTCCCTACCGCCTTCTGGAGGTCTCCACCGGGGACATGGGCCCGGGGAAGTGGCGGCAGGTGGACCTGGAGGTCTGGGTACCCTCGGAGGGGCGCTACCGGGAAACCCACTCCTGCTCGGCCCTTCTGGACTGGCAGGCCCGGCGGGCGGACCTCCGCTACCGGGACCGGGAGGGAAAGGTGCGCCACGCCTACACCCTGAACAACACCGCCCTGGCCACCCCCAGGATCCTGGTGATGCTGTTGGAAAACCACCAGCTTCCCGATGGGCGGGTGCGGGTGCCGGAGGCCCTCGTCCCCTACCTGGGCAAGGAGGTGCTGGAACCGTGCGCATAGAGGCGGCCGAGCTGCGCATCCTGGAACTGCCCCTGAAGTTCCGCTTTGAGACCAGCTTCGGGGTGCAAACCAAAAGGACCATCCTCCTCCTGAGGCTTTTCGGGGAGGGCCTCGAGGGGCTTGGGGAGGGGGTGACGGAAAGGCTTCCCCTCTACCGGGAGGAGACCGTGGCCAGCGCCCGCTACCTCCTGGAGGAGGTCTTCCTGCCCCAGATTCTGGGAAGGGATTTGCCCAACCCCGAGGCCCTGGGCCAGGCCCTTAACCCTTTCCGGGGCAACCCCATGGCCAAGGCGGTCCTGGAGATGGCCTTCTGGGACCTCTTTGCCAAGAGCCTGGGAAAGCCCCTTTGGCAGGTCTTGGGCGGGGTGAGGGAGCGGGTGGAGGTGGGGGTTTCCCTGGGCATCCAGCCCTCCATCGCCGAAACCCTGAAGGCGGTGGAGAAGCACCTGGCCCAGGGGTACCGGCGCATCAAGCTCAAGATCAAGCCGGGCTGGGACCACGAGGTGCTGAAAGCGGTGCGCCAGGCCTTCCCCGAGGCCACCCTCACCGCCGACGCCAACAGCGCCTACCGCCTCGCCGACTTCCCCCGGCTCAGGCGCTTGGACGAGCTCTTCTTGGACTACATCGAGCAACCCCTGGGCTACGACGACCTCCTGGACCACGCCAAGCTCGGGCGGGAGCTCGCCACCCCCATCTGCCTGGACGAGAGCCTCACCTCGGCGGAGAAGGCCAGGCAAGCCATCGAGCTCGGCTCAGGGCGGGTCTTCAACATCAAGCCGGCGCGGCTTGGGGGCCACGGGGAAAGCCTCAAGGTCCACGCCCTGGCCCAAAGCGCCGGGATCCCCCTCTGGATGGGGGGGATGCTGGAGGCGGGGGTGGGAAGGGCCCACAACCTCCACCTGGCCACCCTGCCCGCCTTCACCAAGCCGGGGGACGTGAGCTCCAGCAGCCGCTACTGGGAGGAGGACATCGTGGAGGAGGCCCTCGAGGCGGAGGAGGGCCTCATGCCCGTGCCCGAGGGTCCAGGTATCGGCGTGCACCTGAAGCTTCCCGCGGTAGAGCGGATCACCCTATGGCAGAGGTACATGTCCGCGAGCTAAAGGGCCCCGAGGAGATGGAGGCGGTGGTGGAGCTCCAGCGGGAGGTCTGGGGCCGCGCGGAAAGCGATCTGGTACCAAGGGGCCTTCTCATTGCGGTTCAGGATGAAGGGGGCCTGGTGGCGGGAGCCTTCGTGGAAGGGCGGATGGTGGGCTTCGTCTTTGGCTTCCCTACCCAAGACCCCACCTTGCAGCACTCCCACATGCTGGGGGTGCTGGAGCCCTACCGGGGCACGGGGGCCGCCCTCCTCCTGAAGCGCTTCCAGCGGGACTGGTGCCTGGCCCGGGGCATCCAGAGGGTGGTCTGGACCTTCGACCCCCTGCGGGGCCCTAACGCCAACTTCAACCTGAGGAAGCTTGGGGCCACCGCCAGAACCTACCTCCCCGACCACTACGGCCCCATGACAGGCATCAACGCCGGGGCCCCCTCGGACCGGCTCCTGGCGGAGTGGGACCTCCTGGCCGAGCGGGTCTACGCCCGCATCTACGCCCCGCCGCCAGACCCCGAGGTGGCGGGCCTTCCCCAGGCCAACCGGGTGGAGGGAGAGGAGCCCCTGGAGGCCTACCTGGACCTGGAAGCCCCCCGCCTCCTCTTCCAGATCCCCGAGGACTGGGGAAGGATCCTGCGGGAAGACCCAGCCCTAGCGCTAGCGTGGCGGGAACACAGCCGCCTGGTCCTGGGCCACTACTTCGCCCGGGGCTACCGGGCCGTGGATTTCGCCCGAAACCCCAACCGCTATGTTCTGGCTAAAGACTGAGCTCTGGACCGCGGAGGTGGTCTACACCGGCTTCGGCACCCCCATGCTCCGGGGGGCCATCGCGGTCCAGGGAAGGCACGTGGTGGGCCAGGGCTCCCTGGAGGAGCTCAAGGGGCGCTTCCCCGAGGCGGAGGTGGTGCCCAAGGGGAAAGCCCTCTTCCCTCCCCCGGTGAACGCCCACACCCACCTGGACCTCTCCCTTCACCCCCTTTACCGGGGCCCCTTTTCCGGCTTCATCCCCCACGTGGTGGCCCATCGGGAAAGGCGGGGGCTGGAGGCGGCGCAGAAGGGCCTGGAGGAGCTTCTGGCCTCCGGAGCGGGGGCTTTTGCCGACGTGGTGTTCAAGGACGAGGTCATGGAGTTCCTGCTCCGGGAAAGCCCCCTTCCCGGGGTGGCCTTCTACGAGGTCTTCGCCCCGGACCCCGAGGACGCCGAGGAAGTGTTCCAGCAGGTCCAGGCCAAGATCAGGGCCTGGCGACGCCTGGAGGGACGGGTGCGGGTGGGGCTTTCCCCCCATGCCCCCTACTCGGTGAGCGCCCCCCTGTTGCGGCGGCTCGCCCAGTACGCCAGGGCTGAGGGCCTCCCCCTCATGGTCCACGCGGGGGAAAGCCTCGAGGAGGTGGCCTTTCTCCTGAGGAGGGAAGGCCCCCTGGCCGAGGTCCACCGCCGCTTCAGCCAGACCCCCTGGGCCCCCCCAGGCCTCACCCCCATCCGCCACCTCCACGCCCTGGGGGTCCTGGGACCCCACACCGCCTTGGTCCACGGGGTGCAGGTGGACGAGGAGGAGGTGCGGCTCCTCGCGGAGACCGGGACCAAGGTGATCCTCTGCCCCCGCTCCAACGCGGGGCTAGGGGTGGGGGAAGCCCCCCTCGCCCTCTATGCCCGCCACGGGGTGGAGCTCGCCCTGGGCACCGACTCCCTGGCCTCTAGTCCGGACCTGGACGTGAAAAACGAGGTCCTGTTCCTGTGGGAGAGGGCTGACCCCCGCCTCCTGGTGCGGGCCCTCACCCGGGGCGGGTACCGGGCGTTGGGCCTCCCCAGCCCACGGCTCGCCCGGGGCACCCCATCGGCTTTGGTACACTCCCTCTAATGCGGCCGCCGGGCTTCGGGCAGCGGCAAGCGGGGTTTCCCCTCTGGGAAGGGGAGGTGCGCCACACCGGCCCCCTCATCCTCTACAGCGCCTTCACGGGGGCCTTGGCTGGGCTCCTGGCCGCCGGGGCCACCGCCCTCCTGCGGGGCCTGGGGCTGGGCTTCGGCACCCTTTTCGGCTACCTGCCCCCTGCCGCCCCGGGAGAGGGCGGCCTGGCCCAGGCCTTCACCGGACCCGGGCCCTGGCCCCTGGCCTTCCTCCTACCCCCGCTTTTTGCCCTCACCAGCTTCCTGGGCACGGGCCAGGGCCTGGCGGCCTTTTTGCGCCAGGCCCGGGAAGGCCTGCCCACCCCCCGCCTGGCCCATCCCCGGGGGGTTCTGGGGGGCATCCTGCAGCTATCCCTCTACTCCCCCC
This window contains:
- a CDS encoding GNAT family N-acetyltransferase, encoding MAEVHVRELKGPEEMEAVVELQREVWGRAESDLVPRGLLIAVQDEGGLVAGAFVEGRMVGFVFGFPTQDPTLQHSHMLGVLEPYRGTGAALLLKRFQRDWCLARGIQRVVWTFDPLRGPNANFNLRKLGATARTYLPDHYGPMTGINAGAPSDRLLAEWDLLAERVYARIYAPPPDPEVAGLPQANRVEGEEPLEAYLDLEAPRLLFQIPEDWGRILREDPALALAWREHSRLVLGHYFARGYRAVDFARNPNRYVLAKD
- the menC gene encoding o-succinylbenzoate synthase, which encodes MRIEAAELRILELPLKFRFETSFGVQTKRTILLLRLFGEGLEGLGEGVTERLPLYREETVASARYLLEEVFLPQILGRDLPNPEALGQALNPFRGNPMAKAVLEMAFWDLFAKSLGKPLWQVLGGVRERVEVGVSLGIQPSIAETLKAVEKHLAQGYRRIKLKIKPGWDHEVLKAVRQAFPEATLTADANSAYRLADFPRLRRLDELFLDYIEQPLGYDDLLDHAKLGRELATPICLDESLTSAEKARQAIELGSGRVFNIKPARLGGHGESLKVHALAQSAGIPLWMGGMLEAGVGRAHNLHLATLPAFTKPGDVSSSSRYWEEDIVEEALEAEEGLMPVPEGPGIGVHLKLPAVERITLWQRYMSAS
- a CDS encoding amidohydrolase family protein encodes the protein MFWLKTELWTAEVVYTGFGTPMLRGAIAVQGRHVVGQGSLEELKGRFPEAEVVPKGKALFPPPVNAHTHLDLSLHPLYRGPFSGFIPHVVAHRERRGLEAAQKGLEELLASGAGAFADVVFKDEVMEFLLRESPLPGVAFYEVFAPDPEDAEEVFQQVQAKIRAWRRLEGRVRVGLSPHAPYSVSAPLLRRLAQYARAEGLPLMVHAGESLEEVAFLLRREGPLAEVHRRFSQTPWAPPGLTPIRHLHALGVLGPHTALVHGVQVDEEEVRLLAETGTKVILCPRSNAGLGVGEAPLALYARHGVELALGTDSLASSPDLDVKNEVLFLWERADPRLLVRALTRGGYRALGLPSPRLARGTPSALVHSL
- the gatC gene encoding Asp-tRNA(Asn)/Glu-tRNA(Gln) amidotransferase subunit GatC produces the protein MELSPELLRKLEGLAKIRLSSEEEALLLEDLRRILEFVDSLPRVEEVEEPEAQGRLREDEPWPSLSPEEALSVAPEREAGFFRVPRVLE
- the serS gene encoding serine--tRNA ligase gives rise to the protein MVDLKRLRQEPEVYREAIRLKGVALDLDALLALDGEVQGLKQRLQDLQTERNQIAKRVPKAPPEERPHLVARGKALAEEAKALEEALREKEVRLLDLLLQVPLPPWPGAPAGPDDAANVEIKRVGRPREFPFPPLDHVALLERNGWWEPRVSRVSGSRTYALRGDLALYELALLRFAMDFMVQKGYTPLTLPAYAREAAFVGTGHFPAARDQVWPIAGTDLYLTGTAEVVLNALHSGEILRQEELPKRYAGYAPAFRSEAGSFGKDVRGLMRVHQFHKVEQYVLTEASLEASDQAFEELLQNAEEILGLLELPYRLLEVSTGDMGPGKWRQVDLEVWVPSEGRYRETHSCSALLDWQARRADLRYRDREGKVRHAYTLNNTALATPRILVMLLENHQLPDGRVRVPEALVPYLGKEVLEPCA
- the mnmD gene encoding tRNA (5-methylaminomethyl-2-thiouridine)(34)-methyltransferase MnmD encodes the protein MDLLHTQDGTPTLLHPVYGEAYHPRQGALLQARRLYLEQTRTHLHPAPRVLEVGLGLLVNFRASLESALLRGVRLRYLAVEREPLPGELLARVRLPLPLAEEVFQDILGRWPAERFAGPWGELRVLFGDVREVQLPRLWATAVYLDPFSPRANPEAWSPFVLRALRRALRPGGRLATYSAQGAFRRALKEAGFALHRVPGVGKREWTVGIGRGVPPG
- a CDS encoding DUF554 domain-containing protein, whose amino-acid sequence is MELTLLDRLSGTLANALTVLLGTALGLALRGRLPEGMARILVQGVGLTTLFLGLSMAAALGGARGGAIDGVVLGLIALVLGGLLGEWWRLEEGLEGIGERVKRAVRGGGSFTEGFVAASLLFCVGPMTLLGSIQNGLTGDPSLLLLKATLDGLSAIALTSSFGVGVGFSVLVILTYQGGVALLAGTLAQALPDPAADPRVLLATGVGGLMVLGVGINLLGLTRVRVASFLPALLLAPLVWWLADLLS